TGATGCCCTCCCGAGTCAGGTATGCCCCGGCCAGCAGACCGCCGAAACCGCCGCCGAGGACGGCCACCTCGACGTCCACGGTCAGCGGGTCACGAGCCGTGACGTCGGTGTACGGGTCGGCGGGGCCGTCGAGTTCACGGACGTCGGACAATCCTTGGAATTGGGTCAGGTTCTCCTCGCGCATCCGCTTGGCACGTTCCTCCGCGTAGCGCTCACGAATCTGCGCGGGGTCGAAGTCGACGTCGACGGGTATTCCGGACACGGGCAAGGTGAAGGTCATTGGTGTTCTTTCATCCGGGGGCAGTGTGTGATTGGGGCGGGCAGGGGTCAGTGGTGCGGGTTGGCAACCAACCGGCCGGTGACTTCCCCGCGGTGCAGTCGGTCCAGGGCGGCGGGGACGTCGTCGAAGGCGACCTCTTCGATGGCAGGTTGCAGGTCTCCGGAGGAGATGAGGTCGTAGACCTCGACGAGGTCTTGCTTGCTGGCCCCCAGGGAGCCATGAAGCTGGACCGACATCAACACCATGTGCGTGATGTTGATCTCGGCGGTCCCGGCCTCTAGTCCGATCACGACCACGCGTCCACCGGCCCGGACCGCCTCGACGGCAGCTGCGGTGGTGGAGCCGGCGCCGGCGAAGTCGATGATGACGTCGGGCTGAAGGGCCTGTAGGTCGGCGATCGAGGAGAAGCATTCCTTCGCGCCCATCTGTCTTGCGGTGGGGAATGTCGAGGGGTTGACGTCTACTCCGTAGACCGTGGCACCTTGAAGATGGGCGACTCGAACACCGTTGAGGCCAAGTCCGCCCAACCCGATGATGCCCACCGTCTGGCCCCTCTGCACGCCCGCGGTGGTGCGGACGGCGTGATAGGAGGTCGCGACGGAGTCGGTGGCGATCGCGGCTTGGGCGAAGGACACGTTGCCGGGAATTGGGACGAGTGTCGAGGCGTGGGCGAGCGTCCGCTCGGCGTACCCGCCGTCGACGGCGAGGCCTGGCGCGTAGGCCAGTCCGGCTTCGAGTGGGTGGGCGATGCAGGCGATTCCGACGCGATCGCCGATCTCGAACCCTGTCACACCTTCACCAAGTGCCGCCACGGTGCCGGCGACCTCGTGGCCGAGGACGATCGGCTGCTTCGCGACCCAGTCCGCCCCGGGGCCATGCAGGATGTGCAGGTCCGAGTGACAGAGCCCGGCGGCGTGCACGTCGACGACGACCCAGCCCGGGCCTGGGGTTGGCTCCGGGAGGTCGACCAGAGTCAGCGGCTTGCCGGATCCGATGAACTGCAGTGCCTTCATGTGGTGGTGTTCCCCTTCGTAGCGGCCGTGGCGGCGGACGGACGGATCAGTGCGTTCGTATTCATTGAGAAGTGTTCTTGGCCAATATGATTCGTGACTGTTCACGCATGTCCACCTTGCGTATCTTCCCGGTGACGGTCATGGGGAAGTCCTCGACGATGCGGACGTAGCGTGGAATCTTGTAGTGGGCGAGGGCTCCGGTGCAGTACGTGCGTATGTCTTGCTCCGACAGCGTTGCGACTCCGGGGCGGAGGCGAACCCAGGCCATGAGTTCCTCGCCGTAGCGCTCGTCGGGAACTCCGATCACCTGGGCGTCCAGGATGTCGGGGTGGGTGTAGAGGAACTCCTCGATCTCACGCGGGTACACGTTCTCCCCACCTCGAATCACCATGTCCTTGATACGGCCGGTGATCGCGACGTACCCGTCGGCGTCCATCACACCGATGTCTCCGGTGTGCATCCAGCCGTCGGAGTCGATTACCTCGGCGGTCTCATCGGGTTGGTTCCAGTATCCGGCCATCACGGAATAGCCACGCGTGCAAAGCTCCCCGTTGACACCGCGGGGCACCGTCGCCCCCGTGTCGGGATCGACGACCTTGACCTCGAGGTGGGGGCCGACGGGTCCGACGGTGGTTGTGCGCTGGGTCAGCGAATCGTCGGCGCGGGTTTGGGTGGACACCGGCGAGGTCTCGGTCATGCCGTAGCAGATCGCGATCTCGCCCATGTGCATCCGATCGATCACCTGACGCATGACCTCGGCGGGACAAGGAGATCCGGCCATGATGCCGGTGCGCAGGCTGCTCAGATCGGCCTCGTCGAAGGTGGCGGCGGCGAGTTCGGCAATGAACATCGTGGGCACTCCGTAAAGCGACGTGCAACGTTGCTCAGCAACGGCATTGAGTACTGCGGCCGGTTCGAATCCGGGGCTGGGAATGACCATCGTCGCGCCATGACTGGTGGCCGCGAGATTGCCCATCACCATGCCGAAGCAGTGATAGAACGGCACCGGTATGCAGACCCGATCGGCACCGGTGTAGCCAAGGAGTTCACCGACCAGGTAGCCGTTGTTGAGGATGTTCCGGTGAGTCAGGCTGGCCCCCTTGGGCGCTCCCGTCGTTCCCGAGGTGTACTGGATGTTGATCGGGTCTGTGTTCGACAGCGCTGCTGCGGCAGCGTCCAGGGCCACGTCGTCGATCGTGCTGGCGACGAGGACGTTCCATCGTGCTTCACCGATGACGACGACGTCTTCGAGGTGTTCACACCGAGGCCGCACCTCGTTGAGCATGGCGACGTAATCCGAGGTCTTGAAGGATGCCGCGCTGATCACCATGCGCACACCGGCCTGATTGAGAACGTGTTCGAGTTCGTGGGCCCGGTAGGCCGGGTTGATGGTGACCAGGATGGCGCCGATCTCGGCGGTCGCGTACTGCGTAATCGTCCATTCGGGAACGTTGGGCGCCCAGATGCCGACTCGATCGCCAGTGCGGATTCCCGCGGCTAGCAGACCGGCGGCAAGCCGCCGAACCGACGAGCGGAACTCGGTGTAGGTCCAACGCCGGCCGGAGGCAACGTCGACCAGGGCGTCGTTGCCGCCGTACGAGGCAGTGGTGGCGGCCAGATTGGCGCCGATCGTCGACTCCAGCAGCGGCGGTGACTGAGGGCCTCGCGCATACGATTCCGCGCGATCGACACCGGCCTCGGATGTTCGACGGTCGGTCACGGGCACTCCTACTTCTCGACGAGGAGTCCAACGAATCGACCTGGCAGCTTCAAGAGCTTGCCCGTCTCTAGTTGTGACTCATCCTGCTTTGTGACAGAGTGTGCATAGATTTTGACTATGTGTCAACTATGTCCGCCCGGGGGGATTGCGATGCATCCGGCAGCAACCGACGCTTCGCCACTGGTCTGCATCCATGGATTCAGCGGGAGCTGGCGCCACTGGATGCCGATAGTCCACGGGGTCGAGCGTCACCATCGGGTCCACGTCGCCCGGCTGGCTGGCCACGCCGACGGCCCCGGCTTCCCGGCGGGTTCGCCGGTAACCGTCACCGCCGTGGCCGATGAGCTAGAACGCCACCTCGATCAGCACGGGATCGGCGAAGCGCATCTGGTTGGCAATTCACTGGGCGGGTGGCTGGCGCTCGAACTCGCCGTGCGTGGGCGCGCACTCTCGGTTACAGCCCTGTCCCCAGCCCTGGGTTGGCCACCCTCGGGTGCACACCTTCGTGCACTGAGGATCAAACTCGTTGCGGCACGGAGAGTCTTCTCGGCCATGGAGCCGTTCGCCGAAACCGCCTTCAAGTTCCGTCCGATTCGGCGGACGCTCTTCAACGGCGCCATGGCCCGAAGTGAGCGCCTTCCCGTCACCGACCTCGTCGCATTCGTTCGCGACAATCTGAGCTGCAGCATCTATCACGACCTGATGCGGTCGTTTCTGTCGACCGAAGCAGTACTCGGACAGATCGCCTGCCCCGTGCACATCGCGTGGTCCGAGCTGGACGCCCTCATCCCATGGGATCCCTACGGACGACGCTTCCCGGAATTGGTGCCGCACGCGCGGCTCTCCACCATCCCCGGCGTCGGACATGTGCCCATGTTCGACGACCCGGGGCTGGTGTCGCGCGTCATCACCGACTTCACCACTGCCGTGGATGCCGGTACCCCCATCAAATAGCCTGCTGCGCACCCATCCTCGCGACACGGGTTAGCGCTTCGGCCACGAGTCCCGCGCAGATGGCCGTGAGGTGAACGCTGCCGCCTGACAGTGTCTACGGCAGCCACCGCATGCCCTTCCTTGAGGAAGCCCTCACCCGCAGGCACCGTGTGATCGACGATTGATGTCCGACCGACGATTACGCCGCCGACAGTGATCCCGTCCCAGTCCTAGGTCCCGCGCGGCTGGCAGCACTCATTGAAGGGTGCAACGCACTGGCTTCTGACGGCGCATCCGAAAAGCTGCTCGGCATACAGCTCGCCGCTCACGTGCGGCAGCTCCACGACACAAATCTGATCTATGCGGCCAGACAAGGGGGCGGCGACCGGGCTCGTCAACACGAACGGTGGCGTGCCGACGTGGAATATCTCGTTTCGCGAATATTCGCCACGGTGACCGACATGGCCACCGCCCGGAACGCCGAGAACAACGATTAGCCGGCCAATTCGGGGCTGACTGCGCTTGGGGCAACGAGCGATATCGCCGACCGCGTAAGTATCGTGCAGTAGCGTTGGTGCACAACGGGTTTCGTCGTATTCTAATGGGACTCTTCATCCGCAGGCCGAGCGCTGGCGTCGCCACGCGCACTCGGTGCGCAACGTCGCGGCGGTCTCCTCCCCCAGCGCCCCGATTTTCGAGTTGGTCGCCCCGGGTAGCACGACGCTCATTTCTCACCGGTCCTCAGTGACATCGAATCGGTTCCTCAACCTATGCACCTCCACATCACTGGTGGTGGCCAATCGAATCTAAGAGTTGTGCGTGCGTCGCCCTTGGCCTCCAGTCGATTGGGGCCTGGAATCGAACGGCACAAGACCCGAGGTCGCCTTTCCGGCGGTTCTCCAGGCTGTTGTCTTCACTTAGCAGATCTGACCGCATCACCGCGGCCCCCGGAAGTTAGGCAATCACCGGGATGATTCCGCCCGTCGCCATGCATGGTGCACAATTAAGCTACATTGGTGGGGGAGTGCGACGAATGAGCACATCCGCGGAGGCGACTCAGGGAATCCGGCAAGTTGCCCGTAACCTCTTGCGACAGGGCGTCGAAGAACTCGTTGAAGCGTCGGCCGACCGCATCAGCGGCGAGGAGCCAAGCTACGGCGACGCTCACGTCACGCTCGCAGACGTGGCCCGCCAGACGCGCCGAACGTTGTCGCTCACGTTGTACCGCTTGGCCGAACTCGACGTCCCTGCAGAGCTAAGCACGGCGGCGTACGAGACCGGACTCCGCCGCGCGGAGCAAGGACTCCCGCTCGCCAGCCTTCTCCACGCCTTCCGGATCGACCTACGGTTGCTGTGGGACGCGATCACCCATGAGGTGCGCGATCTCGAGAACGCGGAGAGGCTGGCCGTCCTTGAGCAGCACACGCTTCTCTGGGAAGCCCTTGAGACGAACACGGCCGATGTTGTCGAGGCCTACCGCGTCGTCGAGGCCAGGCAGGCGCAGCGCCTGGACCGGCGCGACCGTGAACTGTTCAAGCGATTTGTGGCAACCACGGAGCGCCAGCCCGACGCGCTTGCAGCGTTCGCCGCGCACACCACCCTGCGCATCGACTGCCAATACTCGACGTTCGTCGTAGCGGGTCTCAGCGATCCGCGCGAAACCGCAACGGTCATTCGTGGGCGTCTGCGGACCAACGGTTTTCACGCGTTCGTGACGGTGCACAAGGATGACGTCCATGGCCTAGCGCACGAACGGAATGGTCAAGGACCGCGGGCCGAGCTCCTAGCGGACGCTTCTGGCGACGGTTCGGTCGCCGTTGTGCCTGCGATTGGGCTCAGCGGCGTTCCTCGGGCACTTGCCGTTGCCCGCAAAGTCGCCGCCGCCCACAATCCGGGATCGCTTGTGGACGTGGGCCAAGACCCCTTCGGCCAACTCAGTGCTAGCGAGCCCGAACTCGTCGAGGCTGTACTCGATTATCGGCTGCACGAATAGGTGACATCTGAGTTGGCTTGCTCGGGGCGAGCGAGCTGGAAGGATGTCCCAATGGCAAGGCCCTATCCCCGTGAGTTCCGCGACGATGTCGTGCGCGTGGCTCGCAACCGCGATGACGGTGTAACCATCGAGCAGATCGCCACTGATTTCGGTGTACACCCGATGACCTTGCACAAGTGGATGCGCCAGGCCGATATCGACGAGGGCACCAAGCAGGGCAAGAGCACTGGCGAGTCCACCGAGTTGCGTGAGGCGCGGCGTCGGATCAAGTTGTTAGAGCAGGAGAACGAGGTGCTGCGCCGGGCCACGGCCTATCTGTCGCAGGCCAATCTGCCGGGAAAAGGCTCTACCCGCTCGTGAAGGAGCTCGCCGGCGACGGGATTCCCGTCGCGGTGACGTGCCGGGTACTCAAGCTCGCCCGCCAACCGTATTACCGCTGGTTGGCCAATCCCATCACCGATGCCGAACTCGTCGAGGCCTACCGCGCAAACGCGCTGTTCGACGCCCACCGCGACGACCCGGAGTTCGGGTACCGCTACCTCGTGGAGGAGGCCCGAGAGGCCGGCGAATCGATGGCAGAGCGCACCGCCTGGCGAATCTGCTCGCAGAATCAGTTGTGGAGCGTGTTCGGCAAAAAGCGCGGCAAGAACGGCAAGGTAGGCCCGCCGGTGCACGATGATCTTGTCGAGCGCGACTTCACCGCCGATGGCCCAAACCAATTGTGGCTCAGCGATATCACCGAACATCGCACCGATGAAGGCAAGCTCTATCTCTGTGCCATCAAGGACGTGTTCTCCAACCGTATCGTCGGGTACTCGATCGACTCCCGAATGAAGTCCCGGCTGGCCACCACAGCGCTCAGTAGCGCGGTGGCTCGCCGCGGTGATATCGCTGGCTGCATAGTCCACACCGATCGCGGATCTCAATTCAGGTCAAGGAGATTCGTCCATGCACTGAGCCGTTATGAAATGGTCGGATCGATGGGCCGCGTCGGTGCGGCTGGCGACAACGCAGCCATGGAGAGCTTCTTTGCTCTACTTCAGAAGAACGTGCTCGATCGCCACCGCTGGAGCACACGAGAAGAGCTGCGGATCGCGATCGTCACCTGGATCGAACGGACCTACCATCGTCGCCGGCGCCAAGCCGGCCTCGGTCGGTTGACCCCGATCGAATTCGAAGCGATTATGACCACACGGGCCAGTCAGGCCGCGTGACCGAAACTGTCTGTCACCTGATCGTGCAGCAGACCCCGGCGATGATGTGCACACCTGCCTGGCCGGGCTAATACGAGCGAGCCGCATCACGCGGCTGCGCCGGGGTGTTTACGCCCCCAGAGAAGCCACGCTGAACAACTCGCCTGCACGCGGGGTCAAAGCCATCACCGTCCGCTCGACATTGACAACCTTCCGGATGGTCATTCAGTCGTTCGTCGACCAGGGCGCGCTTACCCGAAACGTCATCGCTCTCGTCGAACGCCCGGCTGACGAACTCCCGGACGATAAACCCGAGACTTCCAAATCCTGGACGCTTGCCGAGGTCCAACAGTTCCGCACCTCAGTCCGCGACGACAGGCTGTTCGCCTGCTGGCTGCTGAGCTGTTACGGGCTGCGTCGCTCCGAGATTTTGGGCTTACGGTGGTCGGCAATCGAGGGCGACACCCTGTCGATCCGCCGCAGCCGCGTAGTAGTCGGCAACGATGCGGTTGAGGGCATGCCGAAGTCTCGTCGAAGCATTCGAGACCTCCCCCTACCTACCGAGCTGGCTTCCGCTCTATCGGAGTTGAAGCAACGACAGCAAGACGAAGCCCGCGCTTTCGGTAGTCGATGGGCCGATGACCGTTTGGTAGCGGTACGTGAGGACGGCTCCCCCATCCGCCATGAGTGGTATTCAGATGAATTTCAACGTCTCCGCCAGCGCGCTGGTCTACGCCGTATTCATCTCAAGGGGTTGCGTAACACCAGCGTCAGTCTGATGCTGGCCGGCGGTTTGCCGGTACACGTCGTCGCTGCCTGGCACGGTCACGATCCGTCGGTCTCGCTATCGATCTATTCCGACGCGCAGCGCGAGGATCTGCGCGCGGCCGGTGCCGCCCTCTTCGGCTGACACTTGGCCCGCCGTAACCCGCTTGGGACACTGTCGGGACAC
The sequence above is drawn from the Mycolicibacterium neoaurum VKM Ac-1815D genome and encodes:
- a CDS encoding site-specific integrase — its product is MHTCLAGLIRASRITRLRRGVYAPREATLNNSPARGVKAITVRSTLTTFRMVIQSFVDQGALTRNVIALVERPADELPDDKPETSKSWTLAEVQQFRTSVRDDRLFACWLLSCYGLRRSEILGLRWSAIEGDTLSIRRSRVVVGNDAVEGMPKSRRSIRDLPLPTELASALSELKQRQQDEARAFGSRWADDRLVAVREDGSPIRHEWYSDEFQRLRQRAGLRRIHLKGLRNTSVSLMLAGGLPVHVVAAWHGHDPSVSLSIYSDAQREDLRAAGAALFG
- a CDS encoding zinc-binding dehydrogenase; this translates as MKALQFIGSGKPLTLVDLPEPTPGPGWVVVDVHAAGLCHSDLHILHGPGADWVAKQPIVLGHEVAGTVAALGEGVTGFEIGDRVGIACIAHPLEAGLAYAPGLAVDGGYAERTLAHASTLVPIPGNVSFAQAAIATDSVATSYHAVRTTAGVQRGQTVGIIGLGGLGLNGVRVAHLQGATVYGVDVNPSTFPTARQMGAKECFSSIADLQALQPDVIIDFAGAGSTTAAAVEAVRAGGRVVVIGLEAGTAEINITHMVLMSVQLHGSLGASKQDLVEVYDLISSGDLQPAIEEVAFDDVPAALDRLHRGEVTGRLVANPHH
- a CDS encoding alpha/beta fold hydrolase, whose amino-acid sequence is MHPAATDASPLVCIHGFSGSWRHWMPIVHGVERHHRVHVARLAGHADGPGFPAGSPVTVTAVADELERHLDQHGIGEAHLVGNSLGGWLALELAVRGRALSVTALSPALGWPPSGAHLRALRIKLVAARRVFSAMEPFAETAFKFRPIRRTLFNGAMARSERLPVTDLVAFVRDNLSCSIYHDLMRSFLSTEAVLGQIACPVHIAWSELDALIPWDPYGRRFPELVPHARLSTIPGVGHVPMFDDPGLVSRVITDFTTAVDAGTPIK
- a CDS encoding IS3 family transposase (programmed frameshift), yielding MARPYPREFRDDVVRVARNRDDGVTIEQIATDFGVHPMTLHKWMRQADIDEGTKQGKSTGESTELREARRRIKLLEQENEVLRRATAYLSQANLPKRLYPLVKELAGDGIPVAVTCRVLKLARQPYYRWLANPITDAELVEAYRANALFDAHRDDPEFGYRYLVEEAREAGESMAERTAWRICSQNQLWSVFGKKRGKNGKVGPPVHDDLVERDFTADGPNQLWLSDITEHRTDEGKLYLCAIKDVFSNRIVGYSIDSRMKSRLATTALSSAVARRGDIAGCIVHTDRGSQFRSRRFVHALSRYEMVGSMGRVGAAGDNAAMESFFALLQKNVLDRHRWSTREELRIAIVTWIERTYHRRRRQAGLGRLTPIEFEAIMTTRASQAA
- a CDS encoding AMP-binding protein; this encodes MPVTDRRTSEAGVDRAESYARGPQSPPLLESTIGANLAATTASYGGNDALVDVASGRRWTYTEFRSSVRRLAAGLLAAGIRTGDRVGIWAPNVPEWTITQYATAEIGAILVTINPAYRAHELEHVLNQAGVRMVISAASFKTSDYVAMLNEVRPRCEHLEDVVVIGEARWNVLVASTIDDVALDAAAAALSNTDPINIQYTSGTTGAPKGASLTHRNILNNGYLVGELLGYTGADRVCIPVPFYHCFGMVMGNLAATSHGATMVIPSPGFEPAAVLNAVAEQRCTSLYGVPTMFIAELAAATFDEADLSSLRTGIMAGSPCPAEVMRQVIDRMHMGEIAICYGMTETSPVSTQTRADDSLTQRTTTVGPVGPHLEVKVVDPDTGATVPRGVNGELCTRGYSVMAGYWNQPDETAEVIDSDGWMHTGDIGVMDADGYVAITGRIKDMVIRGGENVYPREIEEFLYTHPDILDAQVIGVPDERYGEELMAWVRLRPGVATLSEQDIRTYCTGALAHYKIPRYVRIVEDFPMTVTGKIRKVDMREQSRIILAKNTSQ